A stretch of Desulfuromonas acetoxidans DSM 684 DNA encodes these proteins:
- a CDS encoding TonB-dependent receptor plug domain-containing protein, with amino-acid sequence MLLQKLRYFFILSSILCALPVQAATNQQQPLVLDPIVVTASRAPETLSQVAQSVEVIDRADIANSAADSVADLLEYVSGVDVRQRGIHGVQSDIYIRGAGSEQTLILLNGIRLSNPQTGHHNMDIPVSLQDIERIEVIKGPGSKLYGANAMAGIINIITRSPGERHLSAEVKAGEYDYLAESLQAGFATGPVNHRLSAGQQYSSGFDNDEPTGFNVRTLNYQGETRFNESRLDFGAGYVDKKFGASRYYFDAPDQKEHTRTMVGHIALESDWLDIDWRPQWSVNRHEDTYRYLYGTSWYENNSDTTTHNFQLTGNSQNRFGQTSFGIGYEREKIDSSSLGDQDRSNRSLFVNHKLPLGDRVTIGGGLSAVHYSDWGWEYWPGMDALVTLTPQLRWFSSAARSFRIPTYTEMYYNTPTNIGDPDLEAEEAWSYETGLRWQQKRLTMSASVFRRDADNLIDWARQPNTLTWYVQNLSDTTTTGFEFNADIRRPIAALTWLNRVAVGYSYLDRDVDSKGLESRYTLNNLRHQAHGTLFLTWFNTVEQVIKARWQERLLGDSSWVMDTRLSYPLTDEMELSVEVSNLFDEDYIESGDAPMPGRWIMVGMRMEHSFLE; translated from the coding sequence ATGCTGTTACAAAAACTGCGCTATTTTTTCATTTTGTCAAGTATTCTCTGTGCTTTACCTGTTCAAGCGGCAACGAACCAGCAACAACCTCTGGTTCTTGACCCCATTGTCGTTACAGCCAGCCGTGCTCCAGAGACTCTGAGCCAGGTGGCTCAGTCTGTTGAGGTCATCGACCGGGCAGATATCGCCAACAGTGCTGCTGACAGTGTGGCTGACCTGCTCGAATATGTCAGCGGGGTTGATGTGCGCCAGCGTGGCATTCACGGTGTTCAATCCGACATCTACATCCGCGGCGCAGGTTCGGAGCAAACCCTGATCCTGCTCAACGGCATTCGCTTGAGCAACCCGCAAACCGGACACCACAATATGGATATCCCGGTCTCTTTGCAGGACATCGAACGGATTGAAGTAATCAAGGGGCCGGGGTCAAAACTCTATGGTGCCAATGCCATGGCCGGCATCATCAATATCATCACCCGCAGTCCTGGGGAGCGCCACCTCAGTGCCGAGGTCAAAGCGGGCGAGTACGATTATCTGGCCGAAAGCCTGCAGGCCGGTTTTGCCACCGGCCCGGTTAACCATCGTCTGTCCGCCGGCCAACAGTATTCCTCCGGCTTTGACAACGATGAGCCGACCGGCTTCAATGTTCGCACGCTCAACTATCAGGGGGAAACCCGCTTCAATGAGAGTCGCCTGGATTTCGGCGCCGGCTATGTGGACAAAAAGTTTGGTGCCAGTCGTTACTATTTTGACGCCCCGGACCAAAAGGAGCACACCCGCACGATGGTTGGCCACATTGCCCTGGAGAGCGATTGGTTGGACATTGACTGGCGCCCCCAATGGTCGGTCAACCGCCACGAAGACACCTATCGCTATCTGTACGGCACCTCCTGGTACGAAAACAACAGCGATACCACGACCCATAATTTTCAGCTCACCGGCAACAGCCAAAACCGTTTCGGCCAGACCTCGTTTGGCATCGGTTACGAGCGTGAAAAGATCGACAGTTCCAGCCTGGGTGACCAGGATCGGAGCAATCGCAGCCTATTTGTCAACCACAAGCTGCCCCTCGGCGATCGCGTGACCATTGGCGGCGGACTCAGCGCTGTGCACTATTCCGACTGGGGTTGGGAATACTGGCCGGGGATGGATGCCCTGGTGACCCTGACACCACAGCTGCGGTGGTTCAGCTCGGCAGCCAGATCGTTTCGCATCCCGACCTACACCGAAATGTATTACAACACCCCAACCAACATCGGTGATCCAGATCTGGAAGCCGAGGAGGCCTGGAGCTATGAAACAGGTCTGCGCTGGCAGCAGAAACGGCTCACCATGAGCGCCAGTGTCTTTCGCCGCGATGCCGACAATCTGATCGACTGGGCACGTCAACCAAATACTTTGACATGGTACGTTCAGAACCTCAGTGACACAACCACCACCGGCTTTGAATTCAACGCAGACATACGCCGCCCCATTGCGGCGTTGACCTGGTTGAATCGTGTTGCGGTCGGCTACAGCTATCTGGACCGCGATGTGGACTCCAAGGGGCTGGAGTCCCGCTACACTCTCAACAATCTGCGTCATCAAGCACATGGCACCCTCTTCCTGACCTGGTTTAACACCGTGGAACAAGTGATCAAGGCGCGCTGGCAGGAACGTCTGCTCGGCGATTCGAGCTGGGTGATGGATACCCGGCTCAGCTATCCGCTGACGGATGAGATGGAACTGAGTGTTGAGGTCAGCAACCTGTTTGATGAAGACTACATTGAATCGGGTGATGCACCGATGCCGGGGCGCTGGATTATGGTGGGGATGCGTATGGAGCATTCGTTTCTGGAATAA
- a CDS encoding DUF4405 domain-containing protein, translating to MRKTISLIALFCFILLLVTSVVLYIMPHGRVAYWANWHLFGLPKTTWDELHITLGALFVVVGVWHTVLNWSAIVSYLKRSREGIRSKAGVMALLITLLVVVGTFLHLPPMSWLLDLNTFVKNQASATYGEPPYGHAELSSLAMLIRNTGLDVQTVEKRLANKNIVLESLEQPVLQIAENNGLTPQQLFILMQPELTAGEFSAMPKLPPSGLGRKTLHTICTTYGLDCVALVEALKEQGFEASAEMTVKEVAAAQGENPIAVYELIYAFSQ from the coding sequence GTGCGTAAAACCATTTCATTGATTGCTCTGTTCTGCTTTATTTTGCTGCTGGTGACCAGTGTTGTGTTGTACATCATGCCGCATGGCCGTGTCGCTTATTGGGCCAACTGGCACTTGTTCGGCCTGCCCAAAACCACCTGGGATGAATTGCATATTACGCTTGGGGCTTTGTTTGTCGTCGTCGGCGTCTGGCACACGGTTCTCAATTGGTCGGCGATTGTCAGTTATCTGAAGCGTAGCCGAGAGGGGATTCGCTCCAAAGCTGGTGTGATGGCGCTACTCATCACTCTTCTTGTTGTGGTGGGGACTTTTCTGCACCTGCCGCCGATGAGCTGGTTGCTCGATCTCAATACCTTTGTCAAAAATCAGGCGAGTGCTACTTATGGCGAGCCCCCCTATGGCCACGCTGAATTGTCCTCGTTGGCTATGCTGATTCGTAATACCGGTCTTGATGTTCAAACCGTCGAAAAGCGTCTGGCAAATAAGAACATTGTGCTTGAATCGTTGGAACAGCCGGTGTTGCAGATTGCTGAGAATAATGGTCTGACACCGCAGCAGTTGTTTATCCTGATGCAGCCGGAGCTGACTGCGGGCGAATTTTCCGCAATGCCGAAATTGCCGCCATCCGGGCTTGGTCGCAAGACTTTGCACACGATTTGTACTACTTACGGACTTGATTGTGTCGCGTTGGTTGAGGCACTTAAGGAACAGGGTTTTGAGGCCTCTGCAGAGATGACGGTCAAAGAGGTGGCAGCGGCTCAAGGAGAAAATCCGATTGCTGTCTATGAGCTGATTTATGCCTTTAGTCAGTAG
- a CDS encoding NAD(P)-dependent oxidoreductase, translated as MIKEIGFIGLGTVGKSMATNLLKGNYNLTVFDHRTEAVDELVAKGAKAASTTLDAVKEKDLVMTVLPDEEELKQALSSAGSFLEGIAPGTILCDLGTHSLEVTMEVSKKAAQNKIMFLDAPVWGTKEHAAHGLLTILIGGDNSVVSRCREVLSHVGLNILHVGDVGDATKMKFVVTLMQSQLMEALAESLVLGDRLGFTNDQILEVLDAGGVASPLLHKKGRSVARGDFSRNLALKYVHAGLCKVKEAADITGARLPGMEAVLDLYTEAMEDGRGEEDFSAIIKVLQK; from the coding sequence ATGATTAAGGAAATCGGGTTTATCGGGTTGGGAACTGTGGGCAAGTCCATGGCTACCAATCTTCTTAAGGGGAATTATAATCTCACTGTTTTTGATCACCGCACAGAGGCCGTTGATGAATTGGTGGCCAAGGGCGCAAAAGCAGCATCAACAACACTGGATGCGGTCAAAGAGAAAGATCTGGTGATGACGGTTCTTCCTGACGAGGAGGAGCTCAAGCAAGCCCTCTCGTCGGCCGGCAGCTTTCTTGAAGGCATTGCTCCCGGAACAATTCTGTGTGATCTGGGGACCCATTCCCTTGAAGTCACCATGGAAGTGTCGAAAAAGGCTGCTCAAAACAAGATCATGTTCCTTGATGCTCCGGTTTGGGGAACCAAGGAGCATGCCGCTCACGGTTTGTTGACCATTCTGATCGGCGGCGACAATTCGGTGGTTAGCCGTTGTCGCGAAGTGCTTTCCCATGTCGGGCTGAATATTCTTCATGTCGGCGATGTCGGTGATGCCACCAAGATGAAATTTGTCGTCACCCTGATGCAGTCACAATTGATGGAAGCGTTGGCGGAAAGCCTGGTATTGGGTGACCGCCTTGGTTTCACCAACGATCAGATTCTCGAGGTGTTGGACGCCGGTGGCGTTGCTTCTCCGTTGCTGCACAAGAAAGGCCGCTCCGTGGCCCGTGGCGACTTCAGTCGCAATCTGGCGCTTAAATATGTTCATGCCGGTTTGTGCAAAGTCAAGGAAGCGGCGGATATTACCGGTGCCAGACTGCCGGGCATGGAAGCGGTTCTTGATCTGTACACCGAAGCCATGGAAGATGGTCGTGGTGAGGAAGATTTTTCAGCGATTATCAAGGTGTTGCAGAAGTAG
- the polA gene encoding DNA polymerase I has product MSSAPRLFLIDGSSYIYRAYYAIRHLSTSQGMACNAVFGFTKMLLKVVRDHNPDQLAVIFDAKGPTFRKEIYSEYKANRSKMPEDLVPQIPLIKDVVAAFNIPALEMNGFEADDIIATLARQKSAAGMDVTVVTGDKDLMQVVSDKVCLLDTMKDKQSGLAEVAERFGGTPDKVIEVQALAGDSSDNVPGVPGIGEKTAKALIEEFGDVENLLAHVDQVKGKKRQENLREFADQARLSRQLVTLVDDMDLSGLPADFARCEQDREALSELFKTLEFQQLYDEFAVAEPHEQAEGDYVCVTETAELDAMVAALRQAEVISVDTETTSLNPLLAEVVGFCFAVEPGHGWYVPVGHCGGGAEEQLPRDEVVAQVQPLLEDATLAKVGQNLKYDALVLRRAGIALRGVVADTMLQSYLLYPAARSHGLDALAADHLGYKMISYSEVAGTGKKQIGFDEVALDVATRYAAEDADITLQLYQRFDAELDGTLRELFETVEMPLLQVLIDMEWWGVRVDRERLDALSAGFSTSIKQLEQQIYELAGEEFNINSPKQLGVILFEKLDLPHGKKTKTGWSTAVDVLKNLADKHDVVALILQYRSLAKLKGTYTDALPLLIHPDSGRIHTSFNQAVTATGRLSSSDPNLQNIPIRSEEGRAIREAFVPDAGQVLLAADYSQIELRVMAHMADEPILQESFRQGEDIHQRTASEIFSVFPDMVDSEMRRRAKTINFGVLYGMGAFSLAKDLGISNKEAKQYIDHYFERYPAVLEFIEQQKQFGREHLYVETLLGRRCAVSDINSKNGQVRSYAERNAVNYPVQGSAADIIKVAMVRIHQRLQDLQLKTRMVLQVHDELVFDVPKDEVDDVVALVVQEMEQAVELRVPLEVSLGRGANWREAH; this is encoded by the coding sequence ATGTCTTCTGCTCCCCGCCTGTTTCTCATTGACGGTTCGTCCTATATCTATCGCGCTTATTATGCCATTCGCCATTTGTCGACCTCGCAGGGGATGGCGTGCAATGCGGTGTTTGGGTTTACCAAGATGCTGCTCAAGGTCGTTCGTGATCACAACCCGGATCAACTGGCGGTGATCTTTGATGCAAAGGGACCGACTTTTCGCAAAGAGATCTATTCCGAATACAAAGCCAACCGCAGTAAAATGCCCGAAGATCTGGTGCCGCAGATCCCCTTGATCAAAGATGTGGTGGCGGCGTTTAACATTCCGGCGTTGGAAATGAACGGTTTTGAGGCCGATGACATCATTGCCACATTGGCCCGGCAAAAGTCGGCTGCGGGCATGGATGTGACCGTGGTTACCGGTGATAAAGACCTGATGCAGGTTGTTTCCGACAAAGTGTGTCTGCTCGATACCATGAAAGATAAGCAGTCGGGGCTGGCCGAAGTTGCTGAACGGTTTGGCGGGACCCCGGACAAGGTGATTGAAGTGCAGGCGCTGGCCGGTGACAGTTCGGACAATGTACCGGGGGTGCCGGGAATCGGCGAAAAAACCGCCAAGGCGTTAATTGAAGAGTTCGGTGACGTTGAAAATCTGCTGGCCCATGTGGACCAGGTCAAAGGGAAAAAACGTCAGGAGAATTTACGCGAGTTTGCTGATCAGGCGCGCCTGTCGCGTCAATTGGTGACGCTGGTCGACGATATGGATCTGAGCGGTTTGCCCGCGGATTTTGCACGTTGTGAGCAGGATCGCGAGGCTCTGTCGGAGCTGTTTAAGACGTTGGAGTTTCAGCAACTCTATGACGAGTTTGCTGTTGCTGAGCCCCACGAGCAGGCCGAAGGCGATTATGTGTGTGTCACTGAAACGGCTGAGCTGGATGCCATGGTGGCGGCGTTGCGTCAGGCCGAGGTGATCAGCGTAGATACGGAAACCACCTCGCTCAACCCGTTGCTGGCTGAGGTGGTTGGTTTCTGTTTTGCCGTTGAGCCCGGTCATGGCTGGTATGTGCCGGTCGGGCACTGTGGTGGCGGTGCCGAAGAGCAACTGCCCCGTGATGAGGTGGTGGCACAGGTGCAACCGCTTCTTGAGGACGCAACCTTAGCCAAAGTGGGGCAGAACCTCAAATACGACGCGCTGGTGTTACGGCGTGCCGGGATCGCGTTGCGCGGTGTGGTGGCTGACACCATGTTGCAATCCTACCTGCTCTATCCGGCAGCCCGTTCCCATGGCCTCGATGCGCTGGCTGCCGATCATCTCGGGTACAAAATGATCAGCTACAGTGAGGTGGCCGGTACCGGTAAAAAACAGATCGGTTTCGATGAGGTGGCTCTGGATGTGGCCACCCGTTACGCGGCCGAGGATGCTGATATCACCCTGCAACTCTATCAGCGCTTCGATGCGGAACTTGACGGTACCCTGCGGGAACTGTTCGAAACCGTTGAGATGCCTTTGTTGCAGGTGCTGATCGATATGGAGTGGTGGGGCGTACGGGTCGATCGTGAGCGGCTGGATGCGTTGAGTGCCGGGTTCAGCACCTCAATTAAACAGCTTGAGCAGCAGATCTATGAGTTGGCCGGTGAAGAGTTCAATATCAACTCGCCCAAGCAACTCGGTGTGATATTGTTTGAAAAGCTCGACCTGCCGCACGGCAAGAAAACCAAGACCGGCTGGTCCACAGCTGTTGACGTGTTGAAAAATCTCGCCGACAAACATGATGTTGTCGCCCTGATCCTGCAATATCGCTCTCTAGCTAAGTTGAAAGGTACCTATACCGATGCACTGCCGCTGCTGATCCATCCCGATAGCGGGCGGATTCACACCTCGTTCAATCAGGCGGTTACCGCTACCGGTCGGCTGTCGTCAAGCGATCCCAATCTGCAGAATATTCCCATCCGAAGTGAAGAGGGGCGGGCGATTCGCGAAGCTTTTGTCCCGGATGCCGGTCAGGTGTTGCTGGCTGCTGACTATTCTCAGATCGAATTGCGCGTCATGGCGCATATGGCCGATGAACCGATTCTGCAGGAGAGTTTTCGCCAGGGGGAAGATATCCATCAGCGCACTGCAAGTGAGATTTTTAGCGTGTTTCCCGACATGGTCGACAGTGAAATGCGCCGTCGCGCAAAAACCATCAATTTCGGGGTTCTGTACGGTATGGGTGCGTTCAGCCTGGCCAAGGATCTGGGCATCTCCAATAAGGAAGCCAAGCAATACATTGATCATTATTTCGAACGTTACCCGGCTGTTCTGGAGTTTATTGAACAGCAGAAACAGTTCGGTCGCGAGCATCTCTATGTCGAGACCTTGCTTGGCCGCCGTTGTGCGGTGAGCGACATCAACAGCAAGAACGGCCAAGTGCGCAGCTATGCCGAGCGCAATGCCGTCAACTACCCGGTGCAGGGCTCGGCCGCTGACATCATCAAAGTGGCTATGGTGCGTATTCACCAGCGTCTTCAGGATCTGCAACTCAAAACCCGTATGGTGTTACAGGTCCATGATGAACTGGTGTTTGATGTTCCCAAAGACGAAGTGGATGATGTTGTCGCTCTGGTGGTTCAAGAGATGGAGCAGGCTGTAGAGCTGCGCGTGCCTTTGGAGGTGTCGTTGGGCCGGGGCGCGAATTGGCGTGAAGCGCATTAG
- a CDS encoding sigma-54-dependent transcriptional regulator yields MNNYRVLVVDDEHLIRWSLEQSLKKQGYHVQTVGSGEEALDYVRSDSPDLVFLDIQLPGIDGIETLEKIKEIDSDISVIMITALGVLETAVKAMQLGAYDYINKPFNLDELSVVLRKALETQALKKEVEHLRTEKKRTQSSSRIVAESSHMKNVLDMVSKIAQSDAATVLVQGESGTGKELVARALHYDSPRSEQPFMAINCAAVPETLLESELMGHEKGSFTDAKAQKKGLFELANGGTVFLDEIGDMPMGTQAKLLRVLEERSFRRIGGTKDIHVDVRIVAATNKELLKAIDDGTFRKDLYYRIQVIPIYLPPLRERPDDILALAHHFVQHFNAEFGKNVTGFSTSAERYLLDYDWPGNIRELRNVIERAIILESGDTLKLELLPREMLSQTPATTNGNFQLPPEGIDIEVVEKQLIQQALALSNGNQSQAARKLHLGIDAFRYRMKKFGLL; encoded by the coding sequence ATGAATAACTATCGGGTACTGGTTGTCGATGATGAACATCTGATCCGCTGGTCGCTGGAGCAGAGCCTCAAGAAACAGGGGTACCATGTCCAGACCGTCGGTTCCGGCGAAGAGGCCCTTGATTATGTGCGCAGTGACTCGCCGGACCTGGTGTTTCTCGATATTCAGCTACCGGGCATTGACGGGATTGAAACCCTGGAAAAGATCAAGGAGATTGACAGCGATATCAGCGTGATCATGATCACCGCGCTCGGTGTTCTTGAAACAGCGGTCAAGGCCATGCAGCTCGGTGCCTACGATTATATCAACAAACCGTTTAACCTCGACGAACTATCCGTGGTGTTGCGTAAAGCTCTGGAAACCCAGGCGCTGAAAAAAGAGGTGGAACATCTGCGTACCGAAAAGAAACGGACCCAGAGTTCTTCCCGCATCGTCGCTGAAAGCAGCCACATGAAAAATGTGCTGGACATGGTGTCGAAGATCGCCCAGAGCGATGCGGCCACGGTGCTGGTGCAGGGCGAGAGCGGCACCGGTAAAGAACTGGTGGCGCGTGCCCTGCATTACGATAGTCCGCGCAGTGAACAGCCGTTTATGGCGATTAACTGTGCCGCAGTGCCTGAAACCTTGCTTGAAAGCGAGTTGATGGGCCATGAAAAAGGCTCGTTTACTGATGCCAAAGCTCAGAAAAAGGGTCTGTTTGAGCTGGCCAACGGCGGCACGGTTTTTCTTGATGAGATCGGCGACATGCCGATGGGCACCCAGGCTAAATTGTTGCGTGTTCTTGAGGAGCGTTCTTTCCGGCGTATCGGCGGTACCAAGGATATCCATGTCGATGTGCGCATTGTTGCGGCGACCAACAAAGAGCTACTCAAGGCCATTGATGACGGCACCTTCCGTAAAGACCTCTACTATCGCATCCAGGTGATCCCAATTTACCTGCCGCCGCTACGTGAGCGGCCGGACGACATTCTGGCTTTGGCCCATCACTTTGTTCAGCATTTTAATGCTGAATTCGGCAAAAACGTTACGGGGTTTTCCACTTCTGCCGAGCGCTATTTGCTCGATTATGATTGGCCGGGCAATATTCGTGAGTTGCGCAATGTCATTGAACGGGCGATCATTCTTGAAAGTGGTGACACGTTGAAACTGGAACTGCTGCCGAGGGAGATGCTCAGCCAGACACCAGCGACAACTAACGGAAATTTCCAGTTGCCGCCTGAGGGGATCGATATTGAAGTGGTGGAAAAACAGTTGATTCAGCAAGCCCTGGCCTTGAGTAATGGCAATCAATCTCAGGCTGCACGCAAACTTCATCTGGGCATTGATGCGTTTCGTTACCGGATGAAAAAATTCGGTTTGTTGTAA
- a CDS encoding sensor histidine kinase — translation MFSSSLIRRIIVMNVLLLTLGIGFFAAFHHKRDQQNMIELTTQGAEILMATIENAIFNSKCKGDAERLQKTLQFISQSPNLLGVRIFDPEEGRIINSSFDSEIDQPVSPQDLEVYTSGRTSGLIKGDQEEVLSIVKPIKARELCKECHGASAGVLGVLNLEYSMHETNARLASSSRCFSMSMVFITVLLSIGVAVILMRFVRKPIQVISDRMARVEAGDLKVRMVPKHHDEIAFLMRSFNSMVEKLETAKHELEAYHFSQMEQADRLASIGEMATGMAHEIKNPLAGISGAVTVLADDLAKDDPRRQVVQDILAQIARLNKTATDLLNFGRPGSPQCDFVDVNDVVKQTLFFVAQHPEAKNIHQITELTRDLPPVWADRKQIQQVLLNIIINALQSMPNGGSLTVQTELTREHDERRYVRIQIVDTGSGIPVETLDKIFTPFYTTKNRGTGLGLAICKQLVKQNDGHISVLSSPDEGTSFAISLPVADLPQIEQSQHEDAHE, via the coding sequence TTGTTTAGTAGCAGTCTGATCAGACGGATCATTGTCATGAATGTGTTGTTGTTGACGCTGGGAATCGGCTTTTTTGCCGCGTTCCATCACAAGCGTGATCAGCAGAACATGATTGAGTTGACCACGCAAGGGGCCGAAATTCTTATGGCCACCATTGAAAATGCCATTTTTAACTCCAAATGTAAGGGGGATGCGGAGCGGCTGCAGAAAACACTGCAGTTTATTTCTCAAAGTCCCAACCTGCTCGGGGTGCGCATTTTTGATCCTGAAGAGGGACGAATCATCAATTCCTCCTTTGACTCTGAAATCGATCAGCCGGTATCGCCTCAAGACCTTGAGGTCTACACCAGTGGTCGCACCTCCGGATTGATCAAGGGCGACCAGGAGGAAGTTCTCAGCATCGTCAAGCCGATTAAGGCTCGTGAGCTATGCAAAGAGTGTCATGGCGCAAGTGCCGGTGTGCTCGGTGTACTGAACCTCGAATATTCCATGCATGAGACCAATGCGCGACTGGCCAGTTCGTCGCGCTGTTTCTCGATGTCCATGGTGTTTATCACGGTGCTGTTGTCCATTGGTGTTGCTGTGATTCTGATGCGTTTTGTACGTAAGCCCATCCAGGTGATCAGTGACCGTATGGCACGGGTCGAAGCGGGTGATCTCAAAGTGCGTATGGTGCCGAAACACCATGATGAGATTGCTTTTCTGATGCGCAGTTTCAACTCCATGGTCGAAAAGCTCGAAACCGCCAAACACGAACTCGAAGCGTATCATTTCAGCCAGATGGAACAGGCCGATCGTCTGGCATCGATTGGTGAGATGGCCACGGGCATGGCCCATGAGATCAAAAACCCTCTGGCCGGGATCAGTGGTGCGGTGACCGTCCTGGCCGATGATCTGGCCAAAGATGATCCGCGCCGTCAAGTGGTGCAGGATATTCTGGCCCAAATTGCCCGACTCAACAAAACGGCCACTGATTTGCTTAATTTTGGCCGCCCCGGTTCGCCACAATGTGATTTTGTCGATGTCAATGATGTGGTCAAACAGACGCTGTTTTTCGTTGCCCAGCATCCGGAAGCTAAAAATATTCATCAGATCACTGAATTGACGCGTGACCTGCCGCCGGTGTGGGCAGATCGTAAGCAAATTCAGCAGGTGTTACTCAATATCATCATCAATGCCCTGCAATCCATGCCAAACGGCGGCTCACTCACGGTACAGACGGAGTTGACCCGCGAACATGATGAGCGCCGTTACGTGCGGATTCAGATTGTTGATACCGGTAGCGGTATTCCGGTGGAAACTCTGGACAAAATTTTCACGCCGTTCTATACCACGAAAAACCGTGGCACCGGTTTGGGGCTGGCTATCTGCAAACAGCTTGTTAAACAGAATGACGGGCATATTTCCGTATTAAGTTCCCCGGATGAGGGGACCTCTTTTGCCATTTCACTGCCAGTAGCGGACCTGCCGCAGATTGAGCAGTCACAACACGAGGATGCGCATGAATAA